From the Neoarius graeffei isolate fNeoGra1 chromosome 1, fNeoGra1.pri, whole genome shotgun sequence genome, one window contains:
- the LOC132901323 gene encoding general transcription factor II-I repeat domain-containing protein 2-like gives MAETKKAKNYHFHPEWEEDYFFVFSNSKPVCLICNATVAIPKKGNLERHFMTVHKSYAKDFPAKSAVRTEKVNNLRRQLAAKQAVFTRPVNKSKTATIASYRVSRVLAKHKKCFKDGEVFKEAFVEAADALFADFKNKKEIMSAIQETQLSRNTITRRCETMSEDIELQLRNDIESCLCFSLQFDESTDAVDVAQLCVFIRMVFHNMTAKEEILTILPLKGHTRGSDVFDTFMEFVSKLHLPLFKLTSITTDGAPSMVGHTAGFVALCKQSESFPDFLNYHCIIHQQGLCGKILNMKDVMDIAIKIACSFRARSLQRRLFRAQLEEAGADHTDLLLHTDVRWLSRGKFLERFLELLPEIKEFLKHTTTHAAAYTQLEDGQWLADLAFLTDVTNKINDLNLELQGKGKHIANMISSVNTFKTKLRLLVRRLQQCDVRNFPHLEAELRRQGKDSMELARYEQQIQNILLEFERRFTDFASIEPVAQFLCFPFGENVDVDCIAPKVATLFSLDSSAVENEILTLQNDIEMKCRATPGITGEFWNLLLDIQTSDNAH, from the coding sequence ATGGCGGAAACCAAAAAAGCTAAAAATTATCACTTTCATCCTGAGTGGGAAGaggattacttttttgttttttcgaATTCAAAGCCAGTGTGTTTGATCTGTAATGCTACCGTGGCCATTCCAAAGAAGGGAAATTTGGAGCGACATTTCATGACCGTTCACAAGAGCTATGCTAAAGACTTCCCGGCGAAATCAGCTGTACGAACTGAAAAGGTAAACAACCTGAGGAGACAGCTAGCCGCAAAGCAGGCAGTGTTTACGCGACCTGTTAATAAGAGTAAAACTGCCACGATAGCGTCTTACCGTGTGAGTCGTGTTCTGGCAAAGCACAAGAAATGTTTTAAAGACGGCGAAGTTTTCAAAGAAGCCTTTGTGGAGGCCGCGGATGCACTTTTCGCTGACTTCAAGAACAAGAAGGAGATCATGTCGGCTATTCAAGAAACCCAGCtatccaggaacaccattacaagGCGGTGCGAGACCATGTCAGAGGACATTGAACTACAGCTTAGAAATGACATTGAGAGCTGTCTTTGTTTTTCGCTGCAATTTGACGAATCAACTGATGCTGTGGATGTGGCGCAGTTATGTGTTTTCATTCGGATGGTTTTTCATAACATGACGGCAAAAGAAGAGATTCTGACAATTTTGCCTTTGAAAGGGCACACAAGAGGGTCGGATGTTTTTGACACGTTTATGGAGTTTGTCAGTAAGTTGCATTTACCCCTCTTCAAACTTACGTCAATCACAACTGATGGGGCTCCATCTATGGTTGGGCATACTGCTGGGTTCGTTGCTTTGTGCAAGCAGTCGGAATCTTTCCCTGATTTTTTGAACTATCACTGTATCATTCACCAACAAGGGCTGTGCGGGAAGATTTTGAACATGAAGGACGTCATGGACATAGCTATAAAAATCGCGTGCTCTTTTCGGGCCAGGAGTTTACAGAGGCGCTTATTCCGTGCCCAGCTCGAGGAGGCAGGTGCAGACCACACCGATCTGCTGCTGCACACCGACGTCAGGTGGTTGAGCCGAGGCAAATTCCTCGAAAGATTTTTGGAACTTTTGCCCGAAATTAAAGAGTTCCTGAAGCACACAACTACCCATGCTGCTGCTTATACTCAGCTGGAGGACGGTCAGTGGCTCGCTGATTTGGCTTTTCTCACAGATGTCACCAATAAGATCAATGACTTGAATCTCGAGCTGCAGGGGAAAGGAAAGCACATCGCCAACATGATCAGTTCAGTGAACACCTTTAAAACGAAGTTGCGCCTGCTGGTACGCAGGTTGCAACAGTGTGATGTCAGGAACTTTCCGCACTTGGAGGCTGAGCTCCGCCGTCAGGGCAAAGACAGTATGGAACTTGCTCGTTATGAgcaacagatccaaaacattCTTTTGGAGTTTGAGCGCCGGTTTACTGACTTTGCGTCCATTGAGCCTGTTGCTCAGTTTCTGTGCTTTCCATTTGGTGAAAATGTTGATGTGGATTGCATTGCGCCCAAAGTAGCCACACTCTTCAGCCTGGACTCCAGTGCTGTCGAGAATGAAATTCTCACACTGCAAAATGACATTGAGATGAAATGCAGAGCAACACCTGGGATAACTGGCGAATTCTGGAACCTGCTGCTGGATATCCAAACCTCAGACAATGCGCACTGA